GCCCCATCGTTTTAGCAGCACGTAATGCCGTTGAACGTTCTTCTGGAGTGAGCTTAACAATGCTAGCAGAACCACCGCGGTGTAAATTAGAACGAAACTCACCTGGTAATGCTTGGCGTTTCATCGCCGCAATCACTTTGTCACCAATCACGAAACAACGAATATCAGCGCCACCAGCTTCGGCAATATACTCTTGCACCATGATGTTGGCTTTTAACCCCATGAAGGCTTCAATAACCGATTCAGCAGCTTTACGGGTTTCAGCTAATACCACACCAATACCTTGAGTGCCTTCAAGTAACTTAATCACACAAGGAGCACCACCGACCATGTCCAACAAATCGGGAATATCAGCAGGCTTACTGGCAAAACCGGTCACGGGCAAACCAATATTCTTGCGAGATAACAGTTGCAATGAACGTAATTTGTCCCGAGAACGTGTAATGGCGACAGACTCGTTTAATGGGTGAGTGCCCATCATTTCGAACTGGCGTAATACCGCGGTGCCATAAAAGGTCACTGACGCACCAATTCGCGGAATAACGGCATCGAATTTTGGCAGCTCTTCACCGCGGACATGAATACTAGGTGCATTCATGTTGATGTTCATGTAACACTTTAATGGATCGACAATTTTGATGGTATGACCGCGAGCTTCAGCAGCTTCTCTTAAGCGACTGGTCGAGTATAAATTCTTATTTCTCGACATTATTGCAATATGCATTTGTTATTCTCCTGCTAAAAATGATTCTGCTGAATTAACCAAAAATCGCCCTTCTAACGCGCGACGACCTAATAACATCCTAAATTTCATGTGATCTCTATTGGTCAATGTCAGTTCGATGTCAAAAAGTTGTGTACCGATAAGAATGGGGGTTTTTATCACGTAACGTTTGGTTACATGGCCGCCGGAATCACTGACATCTCGGCGATCAAATACTTGAAACTCACACACGACTTCTCGGTCAGAATCCTGATCAGGATGCAGCCAGACTCGAACCCATTTTTGGTTATTTTTTTGAAACGGTTTTATTTTGAACGCATGCAAACAAGATGTTTTTGCGCCAGTATCCACTTTGATTTTGACTCTTTCGTTGCCAATATCAGGAAAAGTGCCCCACTCACGCCAACCCACAATACCGAGGGAATGTTCAGTCATGGTCAATCCTTTCTTGTAGAGGAATTATTCATTCCAAAGTGTAATCTTTAAATAAATTAGTGTTTGAATAGATAGCAAAATCGGTTTAACGTCTTGCACTAGCCAACCAATATATGTTGTTGATGAAAGATGAACCACAGGTTTACATCAATAAACCAGCCTTTGAAGCGATTTTAACACCAACACTTTATTTATATCAAATTAACATTCATAGAATAACGAAAAAAAATTTCTATCTCAGTAAGTTACAATGGATATACGGAAATTTAAAAAGCATCAAAATATTATGTTTACTCTAGATAAAATACCAAAAAACACCGCATTAATATAGAGATGTCAACATAAGGTATTCAATCTTAATAGTTTAAATAAATCCTAGCTATGTCACTTACTACAGACATTGTTTAACATACTAGTAAAATTATAACATTATAATCTGCATCGCTATTGTAAAAAGGTATCGTCATGTTCAGTCAACTTAGTTTCGATTTTTTAAACACTCTCGCAGCCAATAATGATAGAGAATGGTTTAAAGCCAACCAGCAACAATATGAAGATCAGGTTAGAAGCCCTGCATTACAATTTATACAAGCCAT
The Shewanella vesiculosa DNA segment above includes these coding regions:
- the rimK gene encoding 30S ribosomal protein S6--L-glutamate ligase, with amino-acid sequence MHIAIMSRNKNLYSTSRLREAAEARGHTIKIVDPLKCYMNINMNAPSIHVRGEELPKFDAVIPRIGASVTFYGTAVLRQFEMMGTHPLNESVAITRSRDKLRSLQLLSRKNIGLPVTGFASKPADIPDLLDMVGGAPCVIKLLEGTQGIGVVLAETRKAAESVIEAFMGLKANIMVQEYIAEAGGADIRCFVIGDKVIAAMKRQALPGEFRSNLHRGGSASIVKLTPEERSTALRAAKTMGLNVAGVDILRSKHGPLVMEVNSSPGLEGIEKATGIDVAEKIIQFIEKNVKSTSSKTKGVG
- a CDS encoding RimK/LysX family protein, with translation MTEHSLGIVGWREWGTFPDIGNERVKIKVDTGAKTSCLHAFKIKPFQKNNQKWVRVWLHPDQDSDREVVCEFQVFDRRDVSDSGGHVTKRYVIKTPILIGTQLFDIELTLTNRDHMKFRMLLGRRALEGRFLVNSAESFLAGE